From Pseudoalteromonas rubra, one genomic window encodes:
- the parC gene encoding DNA topoisomerase IV subunit A, producing MTDPQTLSLQGIEQLAMGRFTEDAYLNYSMYVIMDRALPHIGDGLKPVQRRIVYAMSELGLSAAAKYKKSARTVGDVLGKYHPHGDSACYEAMVLMAQPFSYRYPLIDGQGNWGAADDPKSFAAMRYTEARLSKFSEVLLKELGQGTVDWIPNFDGTMNEPMVLPARLPHILLNGVTGIAVGMATDIPPHNVRELAEACCTLLDKPKTTLEEVLEMVQAPDYPTEAEIITPKAEIQKIYTTGRGSIKMRAVYEEDQGEVVITALPHQVSGGKVLEQIAAQMTAKKLPMVADLRDESDHENPTRIVVVPRSNRVKVEPLMAHLFATTDLEKNYRVNLNMIGLDGRPQVKDLRTILAEWLVFRRDTVRRRLQYRLDKVLARLHILEGLMIAFLNIDEVIEIIRTEDKPKEELMSRFGLSDKQAEAILDLKLRHLAKLEEMKIRGEQDELSAERDKLEQTLGSERRMSTLLKKEIREAAELYGDERRSPVVERLEAKALSEKDLIPSESVTVVLSEKGWARVAKGHDIDAEGLNYRAGDSYKASAKGRSNQPAVFLDSSGRAFATDAHSLPSARSQGEPMTGRFNLAAGTNFEHVVMGEEQSLYLMATDGGYGFIAEFNDLVSKNKNGKALVSIPKGAELMAPITVGDVATDRCMAISNEGRMLIFPLRDLPKLAKGKGNKIISIPSAKVQAREEFVKVLAAIPDGCAVTLHAGKRKLTLKPGDLEHYYGERGRRGNKLPRGLQRVDGFEIEFNGQDATDLQDNEQSSDES from the coding sequence ATGACAGATCCGCAAACCCTGTCCTTGCAGGGGATTGAACAACTGGCGATGGGCCGCTTCACAGAAGACGCCTATCTCAATTACTCCATGTATGTGATCATGGACCGGGCCTTGCCGCATATTGGCGACGGTCTGAAGCCAGTACAAAGGCGTATTGTGTATGCCATGAGTGAGCTGGGCCTGTCGGCCGCGGCTAAGTATAAAAAGTCTGCCCGTACTGTGGGTGATGTGTTGGGTAAATACCACCCACACGGTGACAGCGCCTGTTACGAAGCCATGGTGTTGATGGCGCAGCCGTTCTCTTATCGTTACCCGTTGATCGACGGTCAGGGTAACTGGGGTGCCGCTGACGACCCTAAATCGTTTGCGGCAATGCGTTACACTGAAGCACGTTTGTCGAAGTTCTCAGAAGTGCTTTTGAAAGAGCTGGGTCAGGGCACTGTTGACTGGATCCCGAACTTTGACGGCACCATGAACGAGCCTATGGTGCTGCCGGCTCGATTGCCGCACATTTTGCTTAATGGTGTTACCGGGATTGCCGTGGGCATGGCCACAGATATTCCACCACACAATGTGCGCGAGCTGGCCGAAGCCTGCTGTACCTTGCTGGATAAGCCAAAAACCACCCTGGAAGAAGTACTGGAGATGGTTCAGGCACCGGATTATCCGACTGAAGCTGAGATCATCACGCCAAAAGCAGAGATCCAGAAAATTTACACCACCGGACGTGGTTCCATCAAGATGCGTGCGGTGTATGAAGAAGATCAGGGCGAAGTGGTGATCACTGCGCTGCCTCATCAGGTGTCTGGTGGCAAAGTGCTGGAGCAGATTGCTGCACAGATGACTGCCAAGAAGCTGCCCATGGTAGCCGATTTGCGCGATGAATCAGATCATGAAAACCCCACCCGCATTGTGGTGGTACCGCGCTCAAATCGCGTCAAAGTTGAGCCGTTAATGGCACATCTGTTTGCCACCACAGATCTGGAGAAGAACTACCGGGTTAACCTCAATATGATTGGCCTGGATGGTCGCCCGCAGGTTAAAGATTTGCGTACTATCCTGGCTGAGTGGTTGGTGTTCCGTCGTGATACGGTGCGCCGTCGCTTGCAGTATCGCCTCGATAAGGTGCTGGCGCGATTGCATATTCTTGAAGGTTTAATGATTGCCTTTTTGAATATCGACGAAGTGATTGAGATTATTCGTACCGAAGACAAGCCAAAAGAAGAGTTAATGAGTCGCTTTGGGCTGTCAGATAAACAAGCTGAAGCCATTTTAGATTTAAAGCTGCGCCACTTGGCGAAGCTTGAAGAAATGAAGATCCGCGGTGAGCAGGATGAGCTGAGCGCCGAGCGCGACAAGCTGGAGCAGACTCTGGGCTCAGAGCGCAGAATGTCGACGCTGCTGAAAAAAGAAATTCGCGAAGCCGCTGAGCTGTACGGTGATGAGCGTCGTTCACCGGTTGTTGAGCGCCTTGAAGCTAAAGCCCTGAGCGAAAAAGACTTGATCCCGTCAGAATCGGTCACTGTGGTGCTGTCTGAAAAAGGCTGGGCCCGGGTTGCTAAAGGTCATGATATTGATGCCGAAGGGCTCAATTACCGCGCCGGGGACAGCTATAAAGCGTCGGCCAAAGGCCGCAGTAATCAGCCTGCGGTGTTCCTCGACAGCTCCGGCCGGGCATTTGCCACCGATGCGCATAGTCTGCCATCCGCCCGTAGCCAGGGGGAGCCGATGACTGGTCGCTTTAACCTGGCAGCGGGGACTAATTTTGAACATGTGGTGATGGGCGAAGAGCAGTCGCTCTACCTGATGGCCACTGATGGGGGTTATGGCTTTATTGCCGAGTTTAATGACCTGGTCAGTAAAAACAAAAACGGTAAGGCCCTGGTTAGTATCCCGAAAGGGGCTGAGCTGATGGCCCCTATCACCGTTGGCGATGTGGCCACCGATCGTTGTATGGCGATTTCTAACGAAGGCCGGATGTTGATCTTCCCATTGCGTGACTTGCCTAAGCTGGCCAAAGGTAAAGGCAATAAGATCATCTCGATCCCGAGTGCCAAAGTACAGGCCCGTGAGGAGTTTGTTAAAGTGCTTGCAGCAATACCCGATGGCTGTGCCGTGACCTTACATGCTGGTAAGCGTAAACTCACGCTCAAACCTGGCGATTTGGAGCACTACTATGGTGAACGAGGTCGTCGCGGTAACAAGCTGCCCAGAGGCCTGCAACGGGTTGACGGGTTTGAAATTGAATTCAATGGTCAGGATGCCACAGACCTGCAAGATAACGAGCAGTCATCAGACGAGTCCTAA
- a CDS encoding response regulator transcription factor: MAHILIVEDDMDIAQGIAEFLEPKGHELDFAYTGKQALVLLEQNRYQLVLLDINLPFVNGYDVCRQLSDNALGQHLAKIPVIMMSSRSHEQDILQGFASGAWDYLKKPFSFAELTARIDVGLMKSMPPTTLTDVITFEDVTLDPETLQLTYQNKSLQLHNIGYEILKLLLVHAPNVVKTPTLHAQLWPHETPDSDPLRAHIYKLRKQLKAHFDQDFIETIKGVGYKFTLASNHVA, encoded by the coding sequence ATGGCACACATTCTGATAGTTGAAGATGATATGGATATTGCACAAGGCATTGCTGAGTTTTTGGAGCCCAAAGGCCATGAACTCGACTTTGCCTACACCGGCAAACAAGCCCTCGTCCTATTGGAGCAAAACCGCTATCAACTCGTTTTGTTAGATATCAACTTACCGTTTGTGAATGGTTACGATGTCTGCCGTCAGTTGTCAGACAACGCGTTGGGTCAGCATTTGGCCAAAATCCCTGTGATCATGATGTCTTCTCGTAGTCACGAGCAAGACATCCTGCAAGGCTTTGCCAGTGGTGCCTGGGATTACCTGAAAAAACCCTTCTCATTTGCGGAGTTGACTGCCCGGATCGATGTTGGGTTAATGAAATCAATGCCACCAACCACGCTAACCGATGTCATTACCTTTGAAGACGTGACGCTCGACCCGGAGACGTTACAGCTCACCTATCAGAACAAAAGCCTGCAGCTGCATAATATCGGTTATGAGATATTAAAGTTACTCCTTGTTCATGCACCAAATGTGGTAAAAACACCGACGCTTCATGCCCAGTTATGGCCCCATGAAACACCAGACAGCGACCCGCTCAGGGCACATATATACAAACTGAGAAAACAACTCAAAGCTCACTTTGATCAAGACTTTATCGAGACAATCAAAGGAGTAGGTTACAAATTTACCCTGGCCAGTAACCATGTTGCTTAA
- a CDS encoding radical SAM/SPASM domain-containing protein translates to MTDLAHRSDIRINAAYRQTYAVWEITLKCNLACNHCGSRAGDARVDELSTSEALDLVAQMAELGIKEVTLIGGEAFMRPDWLEIAAEITKKGMKATMTTGGYGISLGTAKRMKEAGIAAVSLSIDGMERSHDLLRGKQGAWQKCFETIAHLREAGIPVGCNSQVNRESIAELPTLYEALLTAGISAWQLALTVPMGNAVENAHILLQPYELLDVFPLLAYLSKRGNREGIRVHMGNNIGYFGPYERLLREPIASDPKWAFSRGCSAGQNAIGIEADGSIKGCPSLPSEAYTGGNIRERTLQDIYQNSPELRINDVTTPEDATRHLWGECASCEFAAVCRAGCHWTAHVFFGKRGNNPYCHHRALKKAAKNQRERFYIQQAAPGKSFDHGVFAIHDELCVMNADSDEFQTEKMAIPARWQDEGLDLVTLIREEKASAINNYRALLG, encoded by the coding sequence ATGACTGATTTAGCGCACAGATCTGATATCCGAATCAATGCGGCATACAGACAAACTTATGCGGTTTGGGAAATTACATTGAAATGCAACCTGGCCTGTAATCATTGCGGTTCCAGGGCGGGCGATGCCCGAGTCGATGAGTTATCCACCAGTGAAGCACTGGATTTAGTCGCGCAGATGGCTGAGCTGGGCATTAAAGAAGTCACCCTAATCGGCGGCGAAGCATTTATGCGTCCCGATTGGTTGGAGATCGCAGCAGAGATCACCAAAAAAGGCATGAAAGCGACCATGACAACGGGCGGCTACGGGATTTCTCTCGGCACAGCTAAACGGATGAAGGAAGCTGGCATTGCGGCGGTCTCTTTATCCATTGACGGGATGGAGCGCAGCCATGACCTGCTAAGAGGAAAGCAAGGCGCCTGGCAGAAGTGTTTTGAAACCATTGCACACCTGCGCGAAGCAGGGATCCCGGTAGGCTGTAACTCACAGGTCAATCGCGAGTCAATTGCAGAGCTCCCCACTCTGTACGAAGCGCTGCTTACAGCCGGAATATCAGCCTGGCAATTGGCCCTGACAGTGCCCATGGGTAACGCAGTTGAAAATGCCCATATTTTACTCCAGCCATATGAATTACTGGATGTCTTCCCGCTGCTGGCATACCTGTCAAAACGCGGCAACCGTGAAGGGATACGGGTACACATGGGGAATAATATTGGCTACTTTGGACCTTACGAAAGGTTACTCAGAGAGCCCATTGCATCCGACCCCAAATGGGCGTTCTCACGGGGATGCAGTGCAGGTCAAAATGCCATTGGCATTGAAGCTGACGGCAGTATTAAAGGCTGTCCCTCATTACCGAGTGAGGCCTATACCGGTGGCAACATTCGTGAACGTACATTACAAGATATCTATCAAAATAGCCCTGAGCTACGCATCAACGACGTCACCACCCCTGAAGATGCCACCCGGCATTTGTGGGGCGAATGCGCAAGCTGCGAATTTGCAGCAGTTTGCCGTGCTGGCTGTCACTGGACTGCACATGTGTTTTTTGGCAAGCGTGGAAATAACCCCTATTGTCATCACAGAGCACTAAAAAAAGCGGCAAAGAATCAAAGAGAAAGGTTTTATATTCAGCAAGCAGCGCCGGGCAAGTCGTTCGACCATGGTGTTTTTGCGATACACGACGAGCTCTGTGTGATGAACGCTGACTCTGACGAATTCCAAACTGAGAAGATGGCGATCCCTGCGCGCTGGCAGGACGAGGGGCTGGACCTGGTAACCCTGATCCGTGAAGAAAAGGCCAGTGCCATCAATAACTACCGCGCATTGCTTGGATAA
- a CDS encoding sensor histidine kinase: MLLKPSSQPTLLSRVRQHSLWLAFTLFLLFSGMTLFIVFALEDAVFKDQLKQTYHMLQQGGSLPANMTLVTQTETFTLSDSEQLKYFEFDAHFGEFNRGDEHFHFMKTDLGVLLLNSSELGIISRAIDDILVIMLLMLLPTLLLTYWFSNKLSEKALRPFSKIHHAIAAEHLHINEVKAVLSDIEEQDIQVIAKKLVDALEQKTQLLQQQIAFNQGMAHEIRTPLQVMSHSMELIGASAPELASLKSYHRLDKAIARMHRISSALLWLTSDAREQHTTQVRHVLDTVLSESQALVALHQIDVRINEPDPPKTLSLPIPEVVLELVILNLLTNVIHHCQTSEADKYWQISISQSQIRFCNPTVQAPNETSAHDNFGLGLQLVAALMDKFNVGFEAQQNNQVFSVSLSVKKPLP; this comes from the coding sequence ATGTTGCTTAAACCTTCAAGTCAGCCCACTTTACTCTCACGTGTCAGGCAACACAGCTTATGGCTTGCATTTACGCTGTTTTTGCTCTTTTCAGGTATGACCCTGTTTATTGTCTTTGCTCTGGAAGATGCCGTTTTTAAAGATCAACTTAAGCAGACCTATCACATGCTCCAGCAAGGTGGATCATTACCCGCTAACATGACCTTAGTCACACAGACCGAGACCTTTACTCTGTCTGACAGCGAGCAGCTTAAATACTTTGAGTTTGACGCGCACTTTGGAGAATTTAACCGGGGTGATGAGCATTTTCATTTTATGAAAACCGATCTTGGCGTCCTGCTTCTCAATAGCTCAGAGTTGGGGATCATATCCCGCGCCATCGATGATATTTTGGTAATAATGTTATTGATGTTGCTGCCCACATTACTGCTGACCTACTGGTTTTCTAATAAGCTCTCTGAAAAAGCACTTCGGCCATTTAGCAAAATCCACCATGCCATTGCTGCAGAGCACTTGCACATCAATGAGGTCAAAGCCGTACTGAGCGACATAGAAGAACAAGATATTCAAGTCATTGCAAAAAAATTAGTGGATGCACTGGAACAAAAAACACAGCTGTTGCAGCAGCAAATTGCATTTAACCAGGGTATGGCCCATGAGATAAGAACGCCCTTGCAAGTGATGTCACACTCGATGGAGCTGATCGGCGCCTCGGCACCCGAGCTAGCCTCACTAAAGTCATATCACCGTCTCGACAAGGCCATTGCAAGAATGCACCGGATCAGCAGTGCATTACTGTGGCTTACATCGGATGCCAGAGAGCAACATACCACTCAGGTCCGCCATGTACTCGACACCGTATTATCGGAATCTCAGGCACTGGTAGCCCTTCACCAAATTGATGTGCGGATCAATGAGCCGGATCCGCCCAAGACACTCTCACTGCCCATTCCCGAGGTCGTTTTAGAACTGGTTATATTGAATCTATTAACCAATGTGATCCATCATTGCCAAACATCAGAGGCCGATAAATATTGGCAGATTAGCATCAGCCAATCCCAGATCCGCTTCTGCAACCCTACTGTGCAAGCGCCGAATGAAACATCGGCTCATGACAACTTTGGTCTGGGACTGCAGTTAGTGGCAGCGTTGATGGATAAATTTAATGTGGGCTTTGAAGCCCAACAAAACAACCAGGTCTTTAGCGTTTCACTGAGCGTTAAGAAGCCATTGCCGTAG
- a CDS encoding serine hydrolase domain-containing protein has translation MRTATTKPNKSTLTTLICAALFGLASHTMAAPDSTVTNTTAPNAAHTASDTLDAHIEQLLAEHHLPGLVLMVKHQNKLVHYNAYGKVNVKQSKPMTKDALFRIFSMSKPITSVALLQLVDSGQIALTDDIRKFLPDLDVLEVDGQPHTVTIHHLLSHTAGFGYGGGLKNWIDIRYLLANPLSRGNTLDEMIDDLSGIDLKFTPGERFEYSIASDIQGAIIEKVSGLPLDIYLTRHLFEPLNMQDTHFAVPKGSEHRLVDMYEYDATTFEEAYVFNKDKILFREEGADSDYLNKPVLLSGGGGLISTAQDYSNFVSMLSNQGKFNGQTLLSEHLVNTMLSTKTQGLDTHFMPRVYKGVGFGYGVGIKETAGDLRQEGTFFWGGMGGTIFWSDPKSQLEVVAMMQVEDGWVALEKWLIPHIYTLIDAPQMRAQNAKTEL, from the coding sequence ATGCGTACAGCGACTACTAAACCAAACAAAAGTACACTGACAACACTGATCTGTGCGGCACTATTTGGCCTGGCATCACACACAATGGCGGCGCCTGACTCCACAGTCACCAATACCACAGCACCAAATGCGGCACACACGGCCTCAGACACGCTCGATGCACACATAGAGCAATTACTCGCTGAGCACCACTTACCGGGATTGGTGTTGATGGTGAAACACCAAAACAAACTGGTACATTACAATGCGTACGGCAAAGTAAATGTCAAACAATCCAAGCCAATGACAAAAGATGCGCTGTTCCGTATTTTTTCAATGAGTAAACCCATCACGTCAGTGGCTTTGTTACAGCTGGTCGACAGCGGCCAAATCGCTTTAACAGATGATATTCGCAAATTTTTACCTGATCTGGATGTGCTCGAAGTCGATGGACAACCACATACGGTCACCATCCATCACTTACTCTCACATACCGCCGGATTTGGTTATGGCGGCGGGCTAAAAAACTGGATTGATATTCGCTATTTGCTGGCTAATCCACTGAGCCGTGGCAATACCCTGGACGAGATGATTGACGACTTGTCTGGCATAGACCTTAAATTTACGCCGGGGGAACGCTTTGAGTATTCGATTGCCAGTGACATTCAGGGTGCCATTATCGAAAAAGTATCGGGCCTGCCTTTAGATATCTATCTGACGCGCCACCTTTTTGAACCGTTAAACATGCAAGACACCCATTTCGCAGTACCAAAGGGCAGCGAACACCGACTGGTTGATATGTATGAGTATGACGCGACCACCTTTGAAGAAGCCTATGTGTTCAACAAAGACAAAATTCTCTTTCGCGAAGAAGGCGCAGATAGTGACTATTTAAACAAACCGGTTTTACTCTCGGGTGGTGGCGGGCTTATCTCAACTGCGCAAGATTACAGTAACTTCGTTTCCATGCTTTCGAATCAGGGGAAATTTAATGGCCAGACCCTGTTATCCGAGCACTTGGTTAACACTATGCTCAGTACTAAAACGCAGGGGCTGGACACGCACTTTATGCCAAGGGTATACAAAGGCGTAGGTTTTGGTTACGGTGTAGGAATTAAGGAAACAGCCGGTGACCTTCGCCAGGAAGGGACCTTCTTTTGGGGCGGTATGGGCGGTACCATATTTTGGAGCGACCCAAAATCTCAGCTTGAAGTGGTCGCGATGATGCAGGTAGAAGACGGCTGGGTGGCACTCGAAAAGTGGTTAATCCCCCACATTTATACCCTGATTGACGCACCTCAAATGCGTGCTCAAAACGCTAAAACCGAGTTATAA